The segment GGCCAGATTAATCGGTCGTGGATGCTTAACTGCATTTTGAATAGCCGACTTGGTAATTTCATTAAACTCAATACGGCAACTTTCATCTGCCGGTATATGTAAAAGGTGCGCCAAATGCCAGGCAATGGCTTCCCCTTCCCGGTCAGGGTCAGATGCCAGATATACCTTATCGGCGTTTTTAGCGGCCTCTTTCAGGCTCTTGATCAGATCGCCCTTGCCGCGAATGTTGATGTATTTAGGCGTAAACTGCTGTTCAATATCTATGCCGAACTGACTCTTCGGCAAATCGCGCAAATGCCCCATAGAGGCACGCACCGTGTAATTTTTTCCTAAGAATTTTTCAATTGTCTTTGCCTTGGCAGGTGATTCTACTACAACCAGCGCCTTTGTCACCTAATTCCCTCCTTAGCAGCACGAGCATACCGCTGACCTGCGTGCTCGGCCACCAAACCACGTAACTCTAACTGCAATACTATATACGCCGCTGTTGACGGCAACATCCCTGTTTTTATCACAATTTCCTCAACAGTCAGCAAGGTATCATACGTAAGACTATCATATACCGCTTGTTCCGCCGCCGTCAAATCCGGCATGTCCGGCTTTCGCTGCCCGTCTGTTTGTCCATACTCTTCCAAAATATCCGCAGCCCGTTCCACAAGCTTGGCCCCCTGTTTAATTAGCCGGTGTGCTCCCTGGGAAGCGGCCGAAAAAATGCTGCCCGGTACGGCAAACACATCGCGCCCTTCTTCCAGGGCAAAGTCGGCCGTAATCAGTGCGCCGCTTTTTTCCGCCGCCTCCACAACCACCACGCCACGCGACATGCCACTGATAATCCGGTTGCGAGCCGGGAAAAAAGCTGCATGAGGCTGAGTCCCCGGCGCATATTCAGAAATAACACAGCCGGCTCTGGCAATCTCGTCCAACAAGGCGGCGTTTTCCGGTGGATATACGACATCGACGCCACAACCCAGCACGGCTACCGTTTTTCCCGCTGCTAAAGCACCCCGGTGAGCGGCCGTATCAATACCGCGCGCCGCGCCGCTGATCACCCAGAAACCGGCAGCAGCTACATCATGGGCCAGTCTTTCCGCCGCATTCTTACCGTAGACCGAAGCACGGCGGGCTCCCACAATACCGATAAGCTTGTCATGCTTCGGCAGCGTACCGCGGTAAAACAGCACCTGCGGCGGTCTGAATGAACAGGTAAGCAAAGCGGGGTATTCCGGCTCCTCCAGCGAGCACAGCTTAATAGAAGCCCGCTCCCACGCTTCAGCCAATTGCTCTATATCTAGCTTTTCCCTGTGTTCCAGAAAAATATGACAAGTTTGCTCATCCAAACACCGGGATAAACATAAATCCTTTAAATCAGCCCGCCAAACCTGCTCGGCACTGCCGAAAAAGCGCAGCAATTGATGCAGTCTGGCCGTACCGATCCCCGGAGTCATTTGCAATCCCGCCATGTATAATTTATTCATGCTACCTCCGCCAAATCAGGCTAAAATCCATGAATTAATTTGCAATTATTATATCTGCCACATCTGATACCGTCAAGAGCAAACTTGGGAAAAAATAGTAGCGGCAATGGTATCTGCTGCCTGGGGTCTGCCCAGTGCCACCGCCTGGCGGCCCATGTAGGCCAGCGTGTCCGTATCGTCCAGCAGGTTCAACAGATGGGTTCGTATTTCGTCCAGCGAGTCGGCACGCACAGCAACCCCATGGTTGATCAAATAAGCTGTGTTGGCTTCCTCCTGACCCGGTATCGGCTTATACACAAGGATAGGCAAGCCGGCGCACAGGGCTTCCGAAGCGGTCAGTCCTCCCGGTTTGGAAATCAGCAAATCGGCGGCTCCCATCAGCTCGTGAATATTATTGACATAACCAAATAATCGCAGCGTACATTTTAACGA is part of the Propionispora vibrioides genome and harbors:
- the dprA gene encoding DNA-processing protein DprA, with product MNKLYMAGLQMTPGIGTARLHQLLRFFGSAEQVWRADLKDLCLSRCLDEQTCHIFLEHREKLDIEQLAEAWERASIKLCSLEEPEYPALLTCSFRPPQVLFYRGTLPKHDKLIGIVGARRASVYGKNAAERLAHDVAAAGFWVISGAARGIDTAAHRGALAAGKTVAVLGCGVDVVYPPENAALLDEIARAGCVISEYAPGTQPHAAFFPARNRIISGMSRGVVVVEAAEKSGALITADFALEEGRDVFAVPGSIFSAASQGAHRLIKQGAKLVERAADILEEYGQTDGQRKPDMPDLTAAEQAVYDSLTYDTLLTVEEIVIKTGMLPSTAAYIVLQLELRGLVAEHAGQRYARAAKEGIR